In the Drosophila gunungcola strain Sukarami unplaced genomic scaffold, Dgunungcola_SK_2 000001F, whole genome shotgun sequence genome, one interval contains:
- the LOC128262877 gene encoding general transcription factor 3C polypeptide 5: MSRQLSFNPQKEYELIEYPGKVVNPDRMIATLGGIINVSKVLGDEVKRMALHFHPENPYNKPTFGDCTDKTGVLLSITVRRHKKDKQRPPEYFVRVLGHCSRSFTFETLCDFQYLPLWSTPRSENANAAQELTYALDQLKPRDTSDLDFFKRRHNQLLALPELFTHVDVVYSGTYRIDGAEDGQQEVLGVQSKATYDNQGVVSFNMVDSFPTQADSQNLKRLKVKYVSDEQLALVKKLFDDCPIWTRIALQYESGLTNDKLKCITPSLAFYFSNGPWRTLYVRFGYDPRKDFNSRYYQTFDFRLRFSTGLSEFVYAKKFVKQRRAANAPFAPIEDRVSDLVQDIDYPYFDEHKLPRSRQCMLRYSDVRMAKIQEMLEKIPTPLTGAVCNERTGWLPPGFDAQVRQIVCGSISELLRNHYRKENLTAEVEAVTQVDDEDDEPEDEDTQEEDMELDETQAMNNSEQFVDNDIEQLFDNITS; the protein is encoded by the exons ATGTCGCGCCAATTGAGTTTTAATCCACAAAAGGAATATGAGTTGATTGAATATCCCGGCAAAGTGGTTAATCCTGACCGGATGATAGCCACTCTGGGCGGCATTATCAATGTATCCAAG GTGCTGGGAGATGAAGTAAAACGTATGGCGTTGCACTTCCACCCGGAGAATCCCTATAATAAACCCACTTTTGGTGATTGCACGGATAAAACTGGTGTCCTGCTCTCCATTACGGTGAGACGTCACAAAAAGGACAAGCAGCGGCCACCGGAATATTTTGTTAGAGTTTTGGGCCACTGCAGCAGGAGTTTTACTTTCGAAA CACTTTGTGACTTCCAGTATTTACCTCTGTGGTCAACCCCAAGAAGTGAGAATGCCAATGCTGCCCAAGAGCTCACCTACGCATTGGATCAATTAAAACCCAGGGACACCTCTGATTTAGATTTCTTTAA ACGTCGACACAATCAGCTCCTAGCTCTGCCCGAATTGTTTACCCACGTGGATGTGGTCTACTCGGGCACCTATCGCATCGATGGCGCGGAGGATGGCCAACAGGAGGTGCTCGGAGTGCAAtccaaggccacgtacgacaaCCAAGGAGTGGTCTCATTCAACATGGTGGACAGTTTCCCCACCCAGGCGGACTCCCAAAACCTCAAACGTCTCAAGGTGAAGTACGTTTCCGATGAGCAATTGGCCTTGGTCAAGAAGCTATTCGATGACTGCCCCATTTGGACGAGGATTGCCCTGCAATATGAATCTGGGTTGACCAACGACAAGCTCAAGTGCATCACTCCTTCTCTGGCTTTTTACTTCAGCAACGGTCCATGGCGTACTTTATACGTCCGCTTTGGCTACGATCCTCGTAAGGATTTCAACAGTCGCTACTACCAGACCTTCGACTTCCGGCTGCGATTCAGCACTGGCCTCTCAGAGTTCGTTTACGCCAAGAAATTCGTGAAGCAACGAAGGGCAGCGAATGCTCCATTCGCACCCATCGAGGATCGCGTTTCCGATTTGGTTCAGGACATCGACTACCCGTACTTCGATGAGCACAAGTTGCCGCGCTCCAGGCAGTGCATGCTGCGTTATTCCGACGTCCGTATGGCGAAGATCCAGGAGATGCTAGAGAAGATTCCCACACCGTTGACCGGTGCCGTGTGCAACGAGCGGACTGGCTGGTTACCACCGGGATTCGACGCTCAGGTGCGACAGATTGTCTGTGGCAGCATAAGCGAACTTTTGCGCAACCATTACCGCAAGGAGAACCTAACGGCTGAGGTGGAAGCGGTTACCCAAGTCGACGATGAGGACGACGAGCCCGAGGATGAGGACACGCAGGAGGAGGACATGGAGCTGGACGAAACACAGGCCATGAACAACTCTGAGCAGTTCGTGGACAACGACATCGAGCAGCTCTTCGATAATATCACTAGCTGA
- the LOC128262884 gene encoding protein l(2)37Cc yields MAAQFFNRIGQMGLGVAVLGGVINSALYNVEGGHRAVIFDRFTGIKENVVGEGTHFFIPWVQRPIIFDIRSQPRNVPVITGSKDLQNVNITLRILYRPIPDQLPKIYTILGQDYDERVLPSIAPEVLKAVVAQFDAGELITQREMVSQRVSQELTLRAKQFGFILDDISLTHLTFGREFTLAVEMKQVAQQEAEKARFVVEKAEQQKLASIISAEGDAEAAGLLAKSFGEAGDGLVELRRIEAAEDIAYQLSRSRGVAYLPSGQSTLLNLPSTIAQ; encoded by the exons ATGGCTGCTCAGTTCTTCAATCGCATTGGCCAAATGGGCCTCGGAGTGGCCGTGTTGGGTGGCGTTATCAATTCGGCGTTATATAATGTGGAGGGCGGCCACCGGGCGGTCATCTTTGATCGCTTCACCGGCATCAAGGAGAACGTGGTCGGCGAGGGCACCCACTTCTTCATCCCGTGGGTGCAGCGGCCCATCATCTTCGACATCCGCTCGCAGCCCCGCAATGTGCCTGTGATCACGGGCAGCAAGGATCTGCAGAATGTCAACATCACGCTGCGCATCCTGTACCGTCCCATTCCCGACCAGCTGCCCAAGATCTACACGATCCTCGGCCAGGACTACGACGAGCGCGTCCTGCCCTCCATCGCACCCGAGGTGCTGAAGGCTGTGGTCGCCCAATTCGATGCCGGCGAGCTGATCACCCAGCGTGAG ATGGTGTCGCAACGTGTGTCCCAGGAGTTGACCCTGCGCGCCAAGCAGTTCGGCTTCATTCTGGACGACATCTCGCTCACGCACTTGACCTTTGGACGGGAATTCACGCTGGCCGTTGAGATGAAGCAGGTGGCCCAGCAGGAGGCCGAGAAGGCGCGTTTCGTCGTGGAGAAGGCCGAACAGCAGAAGCTGGCCTCGATCATTTCCGCGGAGGGTGATGCCGAAGCCGCTGGTCTGCTGGCCAAGTCGTTCGGCGAGGCCGGAGACGGTCTGGTGGAGCTGCGTCGTATTGAGGCCGCCGAGGATATCGCCTACCAGCTATCCAGGTCTCGCGGCGTCGCCTACTTGCCCAGCGGACAGAGCACGCTGCTCAATCTGCCATCCACCATCGCGCAGTAG
- the LOC128262871 gene encoding aromatic-L-amino-acid decarboxylase isoform X1: MSHLPDNSTKLLKQANGNGKTNNLEDKLDPKVSIDMEAPEFKDFAKTMVDFIAEYLENIRERRVLPEVKPGYLKPLIPDEAPEKPENWQDVMQDIERVIMPGVTHWHSPKFHAYFPTANSYPAIVADMLSGAIACIGFSWIASPACTELEVVMMDWLGKMLDLPAEFLSCSGGKGGGVIQGTASESTLIALLGAKAKKVKEVKALHPEWDEHTILGKLVGYCSDQAHSSVERAGLLGGVRLRSVKSVNTRMHGDALEKAIEQDLAEGLIPFYAVVTLGTTNSCAFDRLDECGPVGNKHNVWIHVDAAYAGSAFICPEYRHLMKGIETADSFNFNPHKWMLVNFDCSAMWLKDPSWVVNAFGVDPLYLKHDSKGEVSLPDYRHWQIPLGRRFRALKLWFVLRLYGVENLQAHIRRHCNYAQQFADLCVADSRFELAAEVNMALVCFRLKGSNERSEALLKRINGRGNIHMVPSKINDVYFLRMAVCSRFTQPEDMVYSWKEVSAAADEMEQEQ; this comes from the exons atgAGCCATTTACCCGATAATAGCACTAAACTATTAAAACAAGCTAATGGCAATGGTAAAACTAACAATTTGGAAGATAAACTGGATCCCAAGGTTTCG ATCGACATGGAGGCCCCAGAGTTCAAGGATTTTGCCAAGACAATGGTGGATTTTATTGCCGAATATTTGGAGAACATACGTGAAAG ACGCGTACTACCGGAAGTGAAGCCCGGGTATCTGAAGCCACTGATTCCGGATGAGGCGCCCGAGAAGCCGGAGAACTGGCAGGATGTGATGCAGGACATCGAGCGGGTCATCATGCCGGGAGTGACCCACTGGCACAGTCCCAAGTTCCATGCCTACTTCCCCACGGCCAACTCGTATCCGGCGATTGTGGCCGATATGCTGAGCGGTGCGATTGCCTGCATTGGATTCTCCTGGATCGCCAGTCCCGCCTGCACCGAACTCGAGGTGGTCATGATGGACTGGCTGGGCAAGATGCTCGACCTGCCGGCGGAATTCCTCAGCTGTTCGGGTGGCAAGGGAGGCGGTGTCATCCAGGGCACGGCCAGTGAGTCCACGCTGATTGCCCTGCTGGGGGCCAAGGCCAAGAAGGTGAAGGAAGTGAAGGCCCTGCATCCGGAGTGGGATGAGCACACCATCCTGGGCAAGCTAGTTGGCTACTGCTCCGATCAGGCTCACTCCTCCGTGGAGCGGGCTGGTCTGCTGGGCGGTGTGAGGCTTCGCTCGGTGAAATCGGTGAATACCAGGATGCATGGCGATGCCTTGGAGAAGGCCATCGAACAGGATTTGGCTGAGGGTTTGATACCCTTCTATGCCGTCGTCACATTGGGCACCACCAACTCCTGTGCCTTCGATCGCCTGGACGAGTGCGGACCCGTGGGCAACAAGCACAATGTGTGGATCCATGTGGATGCGGCCTATGCCGGATCCGCTTTCATCTGTCCCGAATATCGTCACCTGATGAAGGGCATTGAGACCGCCGATTCGTTCAACTTCAATCCACACAAGTGGATGTTGGTGAACTTCGACTGCTCGGCCATGTGGCTGAAGGATCCCAGCTGGGTGGTAAACGCCTTCGGTGTGGATCCCCTCTACCTCAAGCACGATTCGAAGGGAGAGGTTTCGCTGCCCGACTATCGCCACTGGCAAATCCCGCTGGGTCGTCGTTTCCGTGCCCTGAAACTCTGGTTCGTCCTCCGGCTCTACGGCGTGGAGAATCTGCAGGCCCACATCCGCAGGCACTGCAACTATGCCCAGCAATTTGCCGATCTCTGCGTGGCGGACTCGAGATTTGAACTGGCCGCCGAGGTTAACATGGCACTGGTCTGTTTCCGTTTGAAGGGCAGCAATGAGCGGAGCGAAGCTCTCCTGAAGCGCATCAATGGACGCGGCAACATCCACATGGTCCCGTCCAAGATCAACGATGTGTACTTCCTTCGCATGGCCGTCTGCTCGCGTTTCACCCAGCCCGAGGACATGGTGTACTCCTGGAAGGAGGTCAGTGCAGCTGCCGACGAGATGGAACAGGAGCAGTAA
- the LOC128262865 gene encoding pre-mRNA-splicing factor ATP-dependent RNA helicase DHX16, which translates to MSGKNRKRTASSSSSAEEPDSEEESRLKDLQERDEFANRLKQRDEDRTRKVVDSTGGRKAIEEATKRLKLEHEDRDKIVPHLRLQSRRQYLEKRKDDKVAELEADILDDEYLFDESVLTKREKEERQYKKQLLNIAKEHEKARELERVQRYHMPHDLKKGEQSEYVEVDDFERQPNSEQKKWEAEQLASARFQFGAKDAKAQEEYELLLDDQIDFIQALTLDGSREKSSSRQPELTEKERKRLTLDETKRSLPVYPFKDDLIAAVKEHQVLIIEGETGSGKTTQVPQYLVEAGFTKDKKMIGCTQPRRVAAMSVAARVAEEMGVKLGNEVGYSIRFEDCTSDRTILKYMTDGTLHREFLSEPDLASYSVMIIDEAHERTLHTDILFGLVKDIARFRPELKLLISSATLDADKFSAFFDDAPIFRIPGRRYPVDIFYTKAPEADYIDACCVSVLQIHATQPLGDILVFLTGQDEIETCQEVLQDRVKRLGSKIRELIVIPVYANLPSDMQAKIFEPTPPNARKVILATNIAETSLTIDNIIYVIDPGFAKQNNFNSRTGMESLMVVPISKASANQRAGRAGRTAPGKCFRLYTAWAYKHELEDNTVPEIQRINLGNAVLMLKALGINDLIHFDFLDPPPHETLVLALEQLYALGALNHHGELTKLGRRMAEFPVDPMMGKMLLASEKYKCSEEMVTIAAMLSVNSAIFYRPKDKIIHADTARKNFNHMHGDHLSLLQVYNQWAETDYSTQWCYENFIQYRSMKRARDVREQLVGLMQRVEIDMVSCLPETVNVRKAATAGYFYHVARLSKGGHYKTIKHNQTVMIHPNSSLFEELPRWVLYHELVFTSKEYMRQVIEIESKWLLEVAPHYYKAKELEDSTNKKMPKGAGRAEMTQ; encoded by the exons ATGTCGGGTAAAAACAGGAAACGAacggccagcagcagcagcagtgccGAGGAGCCGGACAGCGAGGAGGAGTCGCGCCTGAAGGATCTGCAGGAGCGCGATGAGTTCGCCAACCGATTAAAACAGCGGGATGAGGATCGCACGCGCAAGGTGGTGGACTCCACTGGCGGGCGCAAGGCCATCGAGGAGGCCACCAAGCGCCTCAAGCTGGAGCACGAGGATCGGGATAAAATTGTGCCCCATTTGCGTCTCCAGTCGCGTCGCCAGTACCTGGAGAAGCGCAAGGACGACAAGGTGGCCGAGCTGGAGGCAGACATCCTGGACGATGAATATCTCTTTGATGAGAGCGT CCTAACCAAACGGGAGAAGGAGGAGCGCCAGTACAAGAAGCAACTGTTGAACATTGCCAAGGAGCACGAGAAGGCGCGGGAATTGGAGCGCGTACAGCGGTATCATATGCCACATGATTTGAAAAAGGGCGAGCAAT CTGAGTACGTTGAGGTGGATGACTTCGAGAGGCAACCCAATTCGGAGCAAAAGAAGTGGGAGGCCGAGCAGTTGGCTTCGGCGCGTTTTCAGTTCGGTGCCAAGGATGCCAAGGCGCAGGAGGAGTACGAGCTGCTCCTAGATGATCAAATTGACTTTATTCAAGCATTAACCCTAGACGGAAGTCGCGAAAAATCCTCTAGCCGCCAGCCGGAACTTACTGAGAAGGAACGCAAACGTTTGACATTGGATGAAACCAAACGATCCCTTCCCGTTTATCCCTTTAAAGACGATTTAATAGCTGCTGTAAAGGAACATCAAGTGCTTATTATCGAGGGTGAAACGGGCTCGGGCAAAACTACCCAGGTGCCGCAGTATCTTGTCGAAGCTGGTTTTACCAAGGACAAGAAGATGATCGGATGCACCCAACCACGTCGAGTGGCCGCCATGTCCGTGGCGGCGCGTGTGGCCGAGGAAATGGGCGTGAAGCTGGGCAACGAGGTGGGCTACAGCATCCGTTTCGAGGACTGCACTTCGGATCGCACCATTCTCAAATACATGACGGATGGCACACTGCATCGAGAGTTCCTGTCGGAACCGGATCTCGCCTCCTACAGTGTAATGATTATCGATGAGGCTCACGAGCGGACACTTCACACGgatattttgtttggcttggTCAAGGATATTGCTCGTTTTAGGCCTGAGCTGAAGCTCCTCATCTCCAGTGCCACTCTGGATGCGGATAAGTTCTCCGCTTTCTTCGATGATGCCCCCATCTTTCGGATACCCGGTCGCCGCTATCCAGTGGATATATTTTACACCAAAGCCCCAGAAGCGGACTACATCGATGCTTGTTGCGTTTCAGTTCTGCAGATCCATGCCACCCAGCCTTTGGGCGATATTTTAGTGTTCCTTACGGGTCAGGATGAGATCGAAACCTGCCAGGAGGTTCTGCAGGATCGAGTCAAGCGGTTGGGCTCCAAAATCCGAGAGCTTATCGTTATACCCGTCTATGCGAATCTGCCGAGTGATATGCAGGCCAAAATCTTTGAGCCCACTCCTCCGAATGCCCGAAAAGTGATTCTGGCCACCAATATAGCAGAAACCTCGCTGACCATCGATAATATCATATATGTAATTGATCCAGGGTTTGCCAagcaaaataatttcaattccCGCACTGGCATGGAGTCGCTGATGGTGGTGCCCATTTCGAAGGCTTCGGCAAATCAGCGAGCGGGCAGAGCCGGACGCACTGCACCGGGAAAGTGCTTTCGACTGTACACGGCATGGGCATACAAGCACGAACTGGAGGATAACACGGTTCCGGAGATACAACGCATCAATTTGGGCAACGCGGTGCTTATGCTTAAGGCTCTGGGTATCAACGATCTGATACACTTTGACTTCTTGGATCCACCGCCGCACGAGACGTTAGTGTTGGCCCTTGAACAGTTGTACGCCCTGGGCGCACTGAACCACCACGGGGAGCTGACCAAGCTGGGACGACGAATGGCCGAGTTTCCAGTTGATCCCATGATGGGAAAGATGCTGCTTGCCAGCGAAAA ATACAAATGTTCGGAGGAGATGGTGACCATTGCAGCCATGCTGTCCGTGAACAGCGCCATCTTCTACAGACCCAAGGACAAAATTATCCACGCTGACACGGCCCGAAAGAACTTCAATCACATGCACGGCGATCATTTGAGTCTGCTGCAGGTGTACAATCAATGGGCGGAGACGGATTACAGCACCCAGTGGTGCTACGAGAACTTCATCCAGTACAGGTCAATGAAAAGGGCTCGCGATGTGCGAGAGCAGCTGGTTGGACTCATGCAGCGGGTTGAAATCGATATGGTTAGCTGCCTGCCAGAGACTGTAAACGTTCGCAAGGCAGCCACCGCCGGATACTTCTATCATGTGGCGCGTCTTTCCAAGGGCGGTCACTACAAGACCATCAAGCACAACCAGACGGTGATGATACACCCGAACTCCTCGCTTTTTGAGGAGCTTCCGCGGTGGGTGCTCTACCACGAACTGGTCTTCACCTCCAAGGAGTACATGCGACAGGTCATCGAAATCGAAAGTAAGTGGTTGCTGGAGGTGGCGCCGCACTATTACAAGGCTAAGGAGCTGGAGGATTCAACGAATAAGAAGATGCCAAAGGGCGCAGGGCGGGCTGAAATGACGCAATAA
- the LOC128262868 gene encoding asparagine--tRNA ligase, cytoplasmic, translating to MPADQLAELTLGAIFTSEKKGNDESGDGSESKPFKTILQAMRHAGKEPFPTIYVDSKDPNAAEPYEPAAKSQLKKIQKLFVRESHKNAEKQQREADDAEKRQQNLEEARKVKISEDSSLPTARKIRIFEGTSSRDSRVKIYGWVHRLRRQGKSLIFITLRDGTGFLQCVLNDQLCQTYDALTLSTESSVVLFGTLKLVPEGKTAPGGHELNVDYWELIGLAPPGGADAILNEEAQPDVQLDNRHIMIRGENTSKVLKMRSVVAQAFRAHYESRGYNEVTPPTLVQTQVEGGSTLFKLKYFGEEAYLTQSSQLYLETCLPALGDVFTISQSYRAEQSRTRRHLAEYSHVEAECPFITFEELLDRLEDLVCDVVDRVLKSPWGYLVKELNPDFKPPQKPFRRMNYVDAIKWLKDNNVTKDDGTFYEFGEDIPEAPERKMTDTINEPIMLCRFPAEIKSFYMQRCKDDQRLTESVDVLLPNVGEIVGGSMRIYDSEELLKGYAREGIDPTPYYWYTDQRLYGTMPHGGYGLGLERFLCWLLNRYHIREVCLYPRFLDRCKP from the exons ATGCCAGCCGATCAATTGGCAGAGTTAACCTTGG GTGCTATCTTCACGTCGGAGAAGAAGGGCAACGATGAGTCGGGCGACGGCAGTGAATCTAAGCCGTTTAAGACCATTCTGCAGGCGATGCGTCACGCTGGCAAGGAGCCATTTCCCACCATTTACGTGGACAGCAAGGATCCCAATGCTGCGGAGCCCTACGAGCCGGCTGCCAAATCCCAGCTAAAGAAGATCCAGAAACTCTTCGTTCGCGAATCCCACAAGAATGCCGAAAAGCAGCAGCGCGAGGCTGACGATGCGGAGAAACGCCAGCAAAATCTGGAGGAGGCACGCAAGGTGAAAATCTCGGAGGACTCCAGTCTGCCGACGGCCCGTAAAATTCGCATCTTCGAGGGCACCTCCAGCCGGGATTCTCGCGTCAAGATCTACGGCTGGGTGCATCGTCTGAGGCGTCAGGGTAAATCCCTGATCTTCATCACCCTGCGCGATGGCACCGGTTTCCTGCAGTGTGTCCTCAACGATCAGCTTTGCCAGACCTACGATGCCCTCACCCTGAGCACGGAGAGCTCTGTGGTGCTGTTCGGCACGCTGAAGTTGGTTCCTGAGGGCAAAACCGCTCCTGGTGGCCACGAGCTCAACGTGGACTACTGGGAACTGATTGGTCTGGCTCCGCCCGGCGGTGCCGATGCCATTCTCAACGAGGAAGCCCAACCGGATGTGCAGCTGGACAACCGGCACATCATGATTCGTGGCGAGAACACCTCAAAGGTGCTTAAGATGCGATCGGTGGTCGCACAGGCTTTCCGTGCGCATTACGAGTCACGTGGCTACAACGAGGTGACGCCACCGACTCTGGTGCAGACCCAGGTGGAGGGTGGCTCCACGCTTTTCAAGCTGAAGTACTTTGGCGAGGAGGCGTACCTTACGCAGAGCTCGCAGCTCTATCTGGAGACCTGCCTGCCGGCTTTGGGCGATGTCTTTACCATTTCACAGAGCTATCGGGCCGAGCAGAGCCGCACACGTCGCCATTTGGCTGAATATTCTCACGTCGAGGCCGAGTGTCCTTTCATCACGTTCGAGGAGCTGCTGGATCGACTGGAGGATCTGGTCTGCGATGTGGTGGATCGTGTTTTAAAGTCTCCCTGGGGCTATTTGGTCAAGGAGCTTAACCCCGACTTCAAGCCGCCGCAGAAGCCATTCCGTCGCATGAACTACGTGGATGCCATCAAGTGGCTGAAGGACAACAACGTGACCAAGGACGATGGCACCTTCTACGAGTTTGGCGAGGATATTCCCGAGGCTCCGGAGCGCAAGATGACCGACACCATCAACGAACCAATTATGCTCTGCCGTTTCCCGGCGGAAATCAAGTCCTTCTATATGCAGCGCTGCAAGGATGATCAGCGTTTGACCGAAAGCGTGGACGTGCTGCTGCCAAATGTGGGCGAAATTGTGGGTGGATCGATGAGGATCTACGACAGCGAGGAGCTGCTCAAGGGATACGCGCGCGAGGGTATTGATCCCACGCCCTACTACTGGTACACGGACCAGCGCCTCTACGGAACGATGCCCCATGGCGGCTATGGTTTGGGACTGGAGCGCTTCCTCTGCTGGCTGCTCAACCGCTACCACATCCGCGAGGTGTGTCTGTATCCCCGATTCCTTGACAGATGCAAGCCCTAA
- the LOC128262888 gene encoding probable DNA-directed RNA polymerases I and III subunit RPAC2 — MGALAELAGDEKNGEGSRTFVFSNEGHTLGNALKTIIARYPEVDFCGYTIPHPTEQMLHFRIQSHRDRAIDILKRGLEDLEGLCDHTIVTFEKEMSNFNAVKVENT, encoded by the exons atGGGAGCATTGGCAGAG CTGGCTGGCGATGAGAAGAATGGCGAAGGCTCGCGGACTTTTGTGTTTAGCAACGAGGGACACACGCTGGGCAATGCACTGAAAACCATTATAGCCCGCTATCCGGAGGTGGATTTCTGTGGCTATACCATTCCCCATCCCACCGAGCAGATGTTGCACTTCCGCATCCAATCCCATAGAGATCGAGCCATTGATATACTCAAGCGGGGACTGGAGGACTTGGAAGGACTATGTGATCACACAATCGTTACTTTTGAAAAGGAGATGTCTAACTTTAATGCGGTGAAGGTGGAGAATACATAA
- the LOC128262886 gene encoding dynactin subunit 6, with product MPSENRIKILPKAVVCEESNLRGDITFSSGCVVHPSATVIADAGPVIIGENCIIEEYATIAHRLESGASWDVNNILSIGSHNVFEVGCQVEAARIGDKNVFESKCFVGRGVTVSNSCVVGAGIKIHTSQLLPQNTIVYGEQGLQREAIDKQGSQTLQIDFLRKVLPNYHHLRKPNYDPKKARSVV from the exons ATGCCCTCGGAAAATAG GATCAAAATCCTGCCCAAGGCGGTGGTTTGCGAGGAGAGCAACCTTCGCGGTGACATCACCTTTTCTTCGGGCTGTGTGGTTCATCCCAGTGCCACCGTTATTGCGGATGCAGGACCCGTAATAATTGGTGAAAACTGCATCATCGAGGAGTACGCAACCATAGCACATCGCCTGGAATCCGGCGCATCATGGGATGTGAATAATATCCTAAGCATTGGCAGCCACAATGTCTTCGAAGTAGGTTGCCAAGTGGAGGCAGCTCGCATTGGCGACAAAAACGTATTCGAGAGCAAGTGCTTTGTGGGCCGTGGCGTTACCGTTTCCAATAGTTGTGTGGTGGGTGCTGGGATTAAAATACACACCAGTCAACTTCTGCCGCAAAACACCATTGTTTATGGCGAACAAGGACTGCAGCGCGAGGCCATCGATAAGCAGGGATCGCAGACCCTTCAAATCGATTTCCTTCGCAAGGTCCTGCCAAACTATCACCATCTTCGCAAGCCCAACTATGATCCCAAGAAGGCGCGCAGCGTTGTCTAG
- the LOC128262871 gene encoding aromatic-L-amino-acid decarboxylase isoform X2 yields MEAPEFKDFAKTMVDFIAEYLENIRERRVLPEVKPGYLKPLIPDEAPEKPENWQDVMQDIERVIMPGVTHWHSPKFHAYFPTANSYPAIVADMLSGAIACIGFSWIASPACTELEVVMMDWLGKMLDLPAEFLSCSGGKGGGVIQGTASESTLIALLGAKAKKVKEVKALHPEWDEHTILGKLVGYCSDQAHSSVERAGLLGGVRLRSVKSVNTRMHGDALEKAIEQDLAEGLIPFYAVVTLGTTNSCAFDRLDECGPVGNKHNVWIHVDAAYAGSAFICPEYRHLMKGIETADSFNFNPHKWMLVNFDCSAMWLKDPSWVVNAFGVDPLYLKHDSKGEVSLPDYRHWQIPLGRRFRALKLWFVLRLYGVENLQAHIRRHCNYAQQFADLCVADSRFELAAEVNMALVCFRLKGSNERSEALLKRINGRGNIHMVPSKINDVYFLRMAVCSRFTQPEDMVYSWKEVSAAADEMEQEQ; encoded by the exons ATGGAGGCCCCAGAGTTCAAGGATTTTGCCAAGACAATGGTGGATTTTATTGCCGAATATTTGGAGAACATACGTGAAAG ACGCGTACTACCGGAAGTGAAGCCCGGGTATCTGAAGCCACTGATTCCGGATGAGGCGCCCGAGAAGCCGGAGAACTGGCAGGATGTGATGCAGGACATCGAGCGGGTCATCATGCCGGGAGTGACCCACTGGCACAGTCCCAAGTTCCATGCCTACTTCCCCACGGCCAACTCGTATCCGGCGATTGTGGCCGATATGCTGAGCGGTGCGATTGCCTGCATTGGATTCTCCTGGATCGCCAGTCCCGCCTGCACCGAACTCGAGGTGGTCATGATGGACTGGCTGGGCAAGATGCTCGACCTGCCGGCGGAATTCCTCAGCTGTTCGGGTGGCAAGGGAGGCGGTGTCATCCAGGGCACGGCCAGTGAGTCCACGCTGATTGCCCTGCTGGGGGCCAAGGCCAAGAAGGTGAAGGAAGTGAAGGCCCTGCATCCGGAGTGGGATGAGCACACCATCCTGGGCAAGCTAGTTGGCTACTGCTCCGATCAGGCTCACTCCTCCGTGGAGCGGGCTGGTCTGCTGGGCGGTGTGAGGCTTCGCTCGGTGAAATCGGTGAATACCAGGATGCATGGCGATGCCTTGGAGAAGGCCATCGAACAGGATTTGGCTGAGGGTTTGATACCCTTCTATGCCGTCGTCACATTGGGCACCACCAACTCCTGTGCCTTCGATCGCCTGGACGAGTGCGGACCCGTGGGCAACAAGCACAATGTGTGGATCCATGTGGATGCGGCCTATGCCGGATCCGCTTTCATCTGTCCCGAATATCGTCACCTGATGAAGGGCATTGAGACCGCCGATTCGTTCAACTTCAATCCACACAAGTGGATGTTGGTGAACTTCGACTGCTCGGCCATGTGGCTGAAGGATCCCAGCTGGGTGGTAAACGCCTTCGGTGTGGATCCCCTCTACCTCAAGCACGATTCGAAGGGAGAGGTTTCGCTGCCCGACTATCGCCACTGGCAAATCCCGCTGGGTCGTCGTTTCCGTGCCCTGAAACTCTGGTTCGTCCTCCGGCTCTACGGCGTGGAGAATCTGCAGGCCCACATCCGCAGGCACTGCAACTATGCCCAGCAATTTGCCGATCTCTGCGTGGCGGACTCGAGATTTGAACTGGCCGCCGAGGTTAACATGGCACTGGTCTGTTTCCGTTTGAAGGGCAGCAATGAGCGGAGCGAAGCTCTCCTGAAGCGCATCAATGGACGCGGCAACATCCACATGGTCCCGTCCAAGATCAACGATGTGTACTTCCTTCGCATGGCCGTCTGCTCGCGTTTCACCCAGCCCGAGGACATGGTGTACTCCTGGAAGGAGGTCAGTGCAGCTGCCGACGAGATGGAACAGGAGCAGTAA